The Portunus trituberculatus isolate SZX2019 chromosome 19, ASM1759143v1, whole genome shotgun sequence genome contains a region encoding:
- the LOC123505999 gene encoding uncharacterized protein LOC123505999: protein MTIKMNRRGGNRAKRSTESKASGSSGRGARTAARKEGDLATQQSTQVNASSGNGPPHGKKEGESQSPGKVRKDAVVGGRGDDQSGPGEGAPHVVSGEESTVVTSQSHTSNSKMPAATVTRAPRVATANSSRVSGPVATGGSGSCSTSSKEEKQPVHDVCKLPKKRKFDPAELEDMNGGPKPVIGPGSTSVTPATTTATSSTGLVVLPSTPVRGPSISTSVTSPIVSAASITRSPSLSAPDTVNTQMASTPAETTNSSESKPQDLRVNAGSGSRSSGDNDSEGGRNGISNKNGMEKHRPAVSPVPTQPVNMTSTSLTAVSHPPVAHNNVASQRSSHPLTSNQLKHHSSISQTPSISHTATVAAHIAISQQQAIVTVPHYQLPLTSQQLQLQHQRQKVQQQRQQQQQQQQQQQQQQQQQQQQQQQQQQQQQQQHQQQQQQQQQHQQQPQLAHQQQQQQQQHTHQHQTHQHQQQASHQHQQQQAHQQQQQSHQHQQQNPLSHHQSQQQLQQSHLQSTHHQGQQSLHQQHHSQQIQIQQQHVQQSHHQNLPQSVSQGQQLQHQVGSASQHTLSLTHLVPPAAHAQPGVTQGSSVHLSQSSGSKYTGYKSVVDVAAQATLPSHHISGETREGGEVPRTPEMWSSQQGVARAPVDLNEWRGHRVLAKRGLHYYPAVIVSVKNACDLVVRIDAESIGDLLYSSVFTTGKFDVISDAVPSAKQLEGGARVVVRLDKEQQMFAEGVVYERQGSPTTQYLVRISGETNGQGSGVSNDHWIQRPHLRLLQPPWWEDLEPHGQSSLLSSTSHHFSHKPVGYISPGFQETPGSHLVPSAPSYPMGSTAYGTITPPNHVTSPGSVAMTPLSGQSGSAGFSSGSEEQRRRPIDDYDSDDDLRREDITFPTEGGHYSGNHRSLSLTPGALGSKYTTDPKRASMHSRGSTSSLIEQGSIGTTTPRSTPVTPRSGTATPLKYKKGEVVTTPNGIRKKFNGKQWRRLCGKDGCSKESQRQGYCSRHLSMYGKRLRSSSITFTPGKDTPIMEGVWEDRSCDSDTSPNFQLTAPRSQDETEAANMLMTLSNSSRSTTPAGCFSPTISPQAIQSPVTVGPKANVFMPISQPGAPLTSPTGRPWTTHDISRHPAPLLPQRHIIRPELLRPVTKMPSMAHVAGGTSVIRASPGQGVPMGQPVGITNPQDIATHQTPESVIQDRRYIHNLSRGISINNQVVVSHHGHTSRVLAPGVTVTSANSQSTVAILEKVLTSSVPTTAKANTDSQPQDLSNRFHPLDNSGFSGDQSIVVEENMNSSGEQNTEENNGEQEGLLLRANSAAVRDGMIAISENATFTSGAIKQEGHDDKNNVLNQVKSELTALASPFTTNGGAVIITTQPRGHGAAGASEHVVIHTQGSKEEITVEAKWDNQQQQQGQQTYHWSQLVPFITTPNKTVSGQQQVKSQTDVKPTVNGDITVNGKGPTMSTSDGRACEGGQPRRESCGQDVEFDFSADDDEVFVSEQDGSTAATTDNKGRTRSLGSFSGKEEPKSPRKAKGDKEHIRRPMNAFMIFSKRHRPLVHQRYPNQDNRTVSKILGEWWYALGPEEKQKYHSLASEIKEHHYRAHPDWKWCSKDRRKSSTSSNKGDGPPGAQSVDNMPLTPGGPNSGQVLTPGGPNNSGTPLAPGVNTNVSDASGLQTGSTSRTIQVSAAGTQLTISHPSVTANNMVNKQFLVPGNGVQAGSRRDTVGSVSDDDNKMVICEDGTTEGNNDGSTNKADSSHEIDLACKEHVGDSDSENQSDSEANERLRRPYSPSGGGDVKYKPKAIKGRPQVSSEEVVTLYGPTGTAQFGADQLHTGGKPSPLHLPSTPTLHIPTTTTLQSTGSAFRSMPPSPKVRNVSDNNVIQQESEKAVPVSSANYGPNIKIISNLSSPAGQRTVMKTNHIKSFHNLTVTTQERKPVLVDTPVSLRTNKNETVKNSAGGGTGVTLPAGTQVIPSSNHQVYSSGIITSMCATPTTSVGTIPKAAILMSNGHYALLNTGVKGGALVAPGGNSPMQVTNVMVKTTPAVPVGSQPGITKGVSVGSSQPTHVQYLVPSLTPDGKLILPNNLLVPTDPAAKQLTVTPVSSAGSVRMVPSTGASATSDAGGVIKPLTVTGVAKTSVASQAQGMVLISGSRAGIAPVGPQLGVSQPVSLAHSPYQTHPAASRGSGGSGAVVTNSLSSGSITAIALPVQQQHQQQQQQQQQQQQQQQHQHQQQQQQLQHQQQHQQHQQQQQQQQPQQQHSPSLSLQQQQQQQQQQQQQHQQQQQQQTHVQQQQHKVKAQLASIPLGGSGGGGGAEEEELEEEPKFILAPTPAQLGKAPRQKRLSTGPVSAIADTPPQLSPDTKMAPPQHPCGETKVSPGASTPSEGDVSSQQTPVPPSPSEKKSFFKKNIEDGMDKVLEEVNFEKKFGALPEFNPDEVQSPGLNASVPSSPRTFISSYRKKRKHSTGGEESEAETPLSVTPHMTPSRTPSSTLQGSKFFPPDFNPESFKVGDVRAEKADVDSPAGGRSPRTPKTPRDSDKSHSSLRHILEQRRTLVMQLFTEYGWFPPAPAVATFQSKYSDIFPNKNCLILKIREVRQKVHQNTPNTPGGIPSSPNPSAAVAAAAVAAASHGSSAPPPPQLTHNNHHNARSSLSVSVPTSSQASTSLPVTT, encoded by the exons ATGACCATCAAGATGAATAGGCGAGGGGGCAACCGAGCAAAACGCAGCACAGAGTCCAAGGCTTCGGGCAGTAGTGGTCGTGGGGCCAGGACCGCTGCCCGGAAGGAGGGAGACCTTGCTACTCAGCAATCTACTCAAGTTAATGCTTCTTCAGGGAATGGCCCTCCTCATGGCAAAAAGGAGGGTGAGAGCCAGAGTCCAGGGAAGGTGCGCAAGGATGCCGTAGTAGGAGGCAGAGGGGATGACCAGAGTGGCCCTGGTGAGGGAGCACCCCATGTAGTTAGTGGGGAGGAATCTACTGTGGTGACCAGCCAGAGTCATACTTCAAACTCAAAGATGCCGGCTGCCACAGTGACTCGTGCCCCACGTGTTGCTACCGCCAATTCCAGCAGGGTGTCTGGTCCTGTAGCGACTGGAGGATCTGGATCATGCTCCACCTCATcaaaagaggagaagcagcCAGTTCATGATGTGTGCAAGTTACCCAAAAAGCGGAAATTTGATCCAGCTGAACTGGAGGACATGAATGGAGGGCCAAAACCAGTGATTGGTCCAGGAAGTACATCTGTAACACCAGCAACAACCACTGCCACTTCCAGTACTGGGCTGGTGGTTTTGCCATCAACCCCGGTGCGAGGCCCGTCCATCAGTACCTCTGTTACAAGTCCTATAGTGAGTGCAGCAAGTATCACTAGAAGTCCATCATTGTCTGCACCAGACACAGTAAACACCCAGATGGCATCCACCCCTGCTGAAACTACAAATTCATCAGAAAGTAAGCCACAAGACCTCAGGGTGAATGCTGGAAGTGGAAGTCGAAGTAGTGGGGATAATGACAGTGAAGGAGGCAGAAATGgaataagtaataaaaatggTATGGAAAAACATAGACCggctgtttctcctgttcccACCCAGCCCGTCAACATGACAAGCACCAGCCTTACAGCAGTGTCACATCCTCCAGTGGCCCATAATAATGTGGCTTCTCAGCGCAGTTCCCATCCCCTTACCTCAAATCAACTAAAGCATCATTCATCGATATCACAgactccttccatctctcacaCTGCCACAGTTGCAGCACACATTGCTATCTCTCAGCAGCAGGCCATTGTTACTGTTCCACATTATCAGTTGCCCCTCACATCACAGCAGCTGCAACTTCAACATCAGCGGCAGAAAGTACAACAGCaaagacagcagcagcaacaacaacaacaacaacaacaacaacaacaacaacaacaacagcagcagcagcagcagcaacagcaacaacaacagcagcaacatcaacaacagcaacagcagcaacaacaacatcagcagcaaCCCCAACTTgcccatcagcagcagcagcagcaacaacagcatacACACCAGCATCAAACtcatcaacaccaacagcaaGCATCACATcagcatcaacagcaacaggcacaccagcagcagcaacagtcacATCAACATCAGCAGCAAAATCCACTCTCACATCACCAGTCACAACAGCAGCTCCAACAGTCTCATCTTCAGTCAACCCATCACCAGGGTCAACAGTCCTTGCATCAGCAACATCATTCACAGCAGATACAAATACAGCAGCAGCATGTGCAGCAATCGCATCACCAGAACTTGCCTCAATCAGTATCACAAGGTCAGCAGCTGCAGCACCAGGTTGGCAGTGCAAGTCAACACACTCTATCCCTGACTCATTTGGTGCCTCCAGCAGCCCATGCACAGCCTGGGGTGACACAGGGCTCCAGTGTTCATCTGTCCCAATCGTCAGGCTCAAAATATACAGGGTATAAGAGTGTTGTGGATGTTGCAGCTCAGGCAACTCTGCCATCTCATCACATTTCTGGTGAGACTCGTGAGGGGGGGGAAGTGCCTCGGACCCCAGAGATGTGGTCGTCACAGCAGGGTGTGGCTAGAGCACCTGTTGATCTTAATGAGTGGCGAGGACACCGGGTACTTGCCAAGAGGGGTCTGCACTATTACCCAGCAGTGATTGTCAGTGTTAAAAATGCTTGTGATCTTGTTGTGAGGATTGATGCAGAATCAATTGGTGATCTCTTGTACAGTAGTGTTTTTACAACTGGAAAATTTGATGTAATAAGTGACGCTGTTCCATCTGCAAAGCAACTTGAGGGTGGTGCAAGAGTAGTTGTGCGCTTGGACAAAGAACAGCAAATGTTTGCTGAGGGAGTAGTGTATGAGAGGCAGGGCTCCCCAACCACCCAGTACCTGGTACGTATTAGTGGAGAGACTAATGGGCAAGGATCTGGAGTCAGTAATGACCATTGGATTCAGAGGCCCCACCTGCGGTTACTCCAGCCACCTTGGTGGGAAGATTTGGAACCACATGGACAGTCATcacttctctcttctacttcccATCACTTCTCCCACAAGCCTGTTGGTTACATATCTCCTGGCTTCCAGGAGACCCCTGGCTCTCATCTTGTTCCCAGTGCTCCTTCTTATCCTATGGGGTCGACTGCTTATGGCACCATTACTCCGCCAAACCATGTAACATCTCCAGGCAGTGTTGCCATGACTCCCCTCAGTGGACAGTCCGGCTCTGCTGGCTTCAGCTCAGGGTCAGAAGAGCAACGAAGACGACCAATAGATGACtatgacagtgatgatgaccTGAGAAGAGAGGACATCACTTTTCCTACTGAAGGTG GCCATTATAGTGGCAACCATCGCTCCTTGTCACTGACTCCAGGTGCATTAGGAAGCAAGTATACGACTGATCCTAAGCGTGCCTCAATGCATAGCAGAGGTTCCACGTCAAGCTTAATAGAACAAGGAAGCATTGGTACTACTACTCCTCGCTCAACACCTGTGACTCCAAG GTCAGGAACTGCCACTCCattgaaatataagaaaggagAGGTTGTGACAACACCAAATGGTATTAGGAAAAAATTCAATGGGAAGCAGTGGCGGCGGTTATGTGGGAAAGACGGATGCAGCAAGGAGAGTCAAAGGCAGGGCTACTGTTCACGGCACTTGTCCATGTATGGCAAGAGGCTACGCAGTTCCTCCATCACCTTCACTCCAGG GAAAGACACTCCTATCATGGAGGGTGTATGGGAAGATAGGTCTTGTGACTCAGATACCTCCCCCAACTTCCAACTCACAGCACCTCGCTCCCAGGATGAGACAGAAGCTGCCAACATGCTAA TGACTCTGAGCAATTCCTCAAGATCAACAACACCAGCTGGCTGCTTTTCCCCTACAATTTCCCCACAAGCCATCCAGAGCCCTGTGACAGTGGGTCCCAAAGCAAATGTGTTCATGCCAATATCACAGCCAGGtgcccctctcacctctcccactGGGCGCCCCTGGACTACTCATGATATCAGCAGGCATCCAGCACCTCTCCTGCCACAGAGACACATTATTAG GCCTGAGCTGCTTCGTCCAGTGACCAAAATGCCATCCATGGCACATGTGGCAGGTGGCACGAGTGTGATCCGTGCCTCTCCCGGCCAGGGTGTGCCCATGGGCCAGCCTGTAGGCATCACCAACCCACAAGATATAGCAACTCACCAAACCCCAGAGTCAGTCATCCAGGACCGACGGTATATTCACAATCTTTCCCGTGGGATCAGTATCAACAATCAGGTAGTAGTCTCACATCATGGTCATACCTCCAGGGTCTTGGCACCTGGTGTGACTGTCACCTCAGCTAATAGTCAGTCTACTGTAGCCATTTTGGAGAAGGTTCTTACTTCATCTGTGCCCACCACTGCCAAAGCTAACACTGACTCCCAACCACAAGATCTCTCCAATAGGTTTCACCCATTAGATAATTCGGGGTTTAGTGGTGATCAGTCCATTGTggtggaagaaaatatgaattcaAGTGGTGAACAAAACACAGAGGAAAACAATGGAGAACAAGAGGGATTACTTTTACGTGCCAACAGTGCAGCAGTTAGGGATGGAATGATAGCCATCTCTGAGAATGCTACTTTTACCAGTGGTGCAATCAAACAAGAGGGTCATGATGACAAGAATAATGTCCTCAACCAGGTGAAGTCAGAACTTACTGCATTAGCCTCACCCTTCACTACAAATGGGGGTGCTGTCATCATAACCACCCAGCCTCGGGGACATGGAGCAGCTGGTGCCTCTGAACATGTGGTCATTCACACACAGGGATCCAAAGAAGAGATCACTGTGGAAGCCAAGTGGGACaatcagcaacagcaacagggCCAACAAACCTATCACTGGAGTCAGCTTGTTCCATTCATAACAACCCCAAATAAAACTGTATCTGGACAGCAGCAAGTGAAAAGTCAAACTGATGTGAAACCAACCGTTAATGGGGATATAACTGTTAACGGGAAAGGTCCTACAATGAGCACAAGTGATGGCCGGGCATGTGAAGGAGGACAGCCACGCCGAGAGTCATGTGGTCAGGATGTGGAGTTTGATTTCTctgcagatgatgatgaggtgttTGTCTCTGAACAGGATGgctccactgctgccaccacagaCAACAAAGGCAGGACACGTTCTCTGGGCTCCTTCTCTGGCAAGGAGGAACCCAAGAGTCCACGAAAG GCAAAAGGAGACAAGGAGCACATAAGACGGCCAATGAATGCTTTTATGATCTTTAGTAAGCGGCATCGCCCGCTGGTGCACCAGCGTTATCCTAACCAAGACAACAGAACAGTGTCCAAGATCTTGGGAGAGTGGTGGTATGCTCTTGGCcctgaggagaaacagaagtaTCACAGTTTAGCATCAGAG ATCAAGGAGCATCACTACCGAGCCCACCCAGACTGGAAGTGGTGCAGCAAAGACCGCCGAAAGTCTTCCACCAGCTCTAACAAAGGTGATGGTCCTCCAGGGGCTCAGAGTGTGGATAACATGCCTCTGACTCCTGGAGGCCCCAACAGTGGACAAGTCCTCACCCCAGGAGGTCCAAACAATAGTGGAACACCCCTTGCTCCAGGTGTAAACACGAATGTATCTGACGCCTCAGGATTGCAGACTGGCAGCACCAGTAGGACTATACAAGTGTCTGCTGCAGGAACCCAACTGACTATATCACATCCTTCTGTTACTGCCAACAATATG GTTAACAAGCAATTTCTTGTGCCTGGTAATGGTGTTCAAGCTGGTTCAAGGAGAGACACAGTAGGTTCAGTGTCAGATGATGACAACAAAATGGTAATTTGTGAAGATGGCACAACAGAAGGCAACAATGATGGTTCAACCAACAAGGCAG ACTCAAGTCATGAAATAGATTTAGCTTGCAAAGAACATGTTGGAGATTCTGATTCAGAAAACCAAAGTGATTCAGAAGCCAACGAACGATTACGAAGACCTTATTCTCCTTCAGGTGGGGGAGATGTAAAGTACAAGCCCAAGGCCATCAAGGGAAG accacaAGTATCATCAGAAGAAGTAGTAACGTTGTATGGGCCAACTGGAACAGCTCAGTTTGGTGCTGATCAACTCCACACTGGAGGAAAACCATCCCCACTTCATCTACCCTCCACACCCACCCTTCATatacccaccactaccactttgcAGTCTACAGGCAGTGCCTTCAG GTCAATGCCTCCATCTCCCAAAGTACGGAATGTGTCCGACAACAATGTTATTCAGCAAGAGAGTGAGAAGGCAGTGCCAGTGTCCAGTGCCAATTATGGGCCAAACATAAAGATAATCAGCAATTTGTCCTCTCCAGCTGGCCAGAGAACTGTCATGAAAACTAATCACATAAAATCATTTCACAATCTTACTGTAACAACACAAGAAAGGAAACCTGTCTTAGTAGACACTCCAGTTAGTTTACGcacaaataaaaatgagacaGTGAAAaacagtgctggtggtggcactGGTGTTACTCTGCCAGCAGGAACACAGGTCATTCCTAGCAGTAATCATCAAGTTTATTCCTCTGGGATCATTACCTCCATGTGTGCCACTCCTACTACTTCGGTTGGAACCATTCCAAAAGCTGCCATTTTGATGTCAAATGGACATTATGCCTTATTAAACACTGGGGTTAAGGGAGGTGCCCTTGTGGCTCCAGGGGGCAACTCCCCAATGCAAGTTACCAATGTAATGGTTAAAACAACTCCAGCTGTACCAGTTGGTTCTCAGCCTGGCATAACTAAAGGGGTGTCAGTTGGATCAAGTCAGCCCACACATGTCCAGTATTTAGTGCCATCACTTACTCCTGATGGGAAGCTGATACTGCCCAACAATCTGCTGGTGCCAACAGACCCAGCTGCCAAGCAGCTAACTGTGACCCCTGTCTCCTCGGctgggagtgtcaggatggtTCCGTCCACAGGAGCATCAGCAACATCGGATGCAGGTGGTGTTATTAAGCCCCTTACTGTAACAGGGGTTGCCAAAACCTCTGTTGCCTCACAGGCGCAAGGTATGGTGTTGATCTCGGGCTCAAGAGCTGGCATTGCTCCTGTTGGTCCTCAGCTGGGAGTGAGTCAACCTGTCTCCCTTGCACATTCACCCTACCAGACCCATCCTGCTG CAAGccgagggagtggaggaagtggagctgTGGTGACGAACTCCCTCTCATCTGGGTCCATCACTGCCATAGCACTGCCTgtgcagcaacaacatcaacagcagcagcaacaacaacagcagcaacaacagcagcaacaacatcaacatcaacagcagcagcaacaactgcagcatcaacagcaacatcagcaacatcagcagcagcaacaa caacaacaaccacagcaacaacaCTCACCTTCTCTTagtcttcaacaacaacaacaacagcagcagcagcagcagcagcagcatcaacaacaacaacaacagcagacacatgtccagcagcagcaacataagGTCAAAGCACAATTAGCCAGTATTCCActgggtgggagtggtggtggtggtggtgctgaggaggaggaacttgAGGAAGAGCCTAAATTCATTCTGGCACCCACGCCGGCACAGCTGGGCAAGGCACCGCGCCAGAAGAGGCTTAGTACTG gGCCAGTGTCTGCCATAGCAGATACCCCACCCCAGCTGTCTCCAGACACCAAAATGGCTCCACCTCAACACCCCTGTGGAGAAACCAAAGTATCTCCAGGGGCCAGCACCCCGTCAGAGGGGGATGTGTCCAGCCAGCAGACTCCTGTGcctccttctcccagtgaaaagAAGAGCTTTttcaagaaaaatatagaggatGGCATGGACAA GGTCTTGGAAGAGGTGAATTTTGAGAAGAAGTTTGGGGCACTGCCAGAGTTCAATCCTGACGAGGTGCAGTCTCCTGGCCTTAATGCCTCAGTCCCATCTTCTCCACGCACATTTATCAGCTcatacaggaagaaaagaaagcattcCA CTGGTGGTGAGGAATCAGAGGCTGAGACTCCACTTAGTGTGACACCACACATGACTCCTTCCCgcactccctcctccaccttgcaGGGCTCAAAGTTCTTCCCTCCAGACTTCAATCCAGAAAGCTTTAAGG